One genomic segment of Brassica napus cultivar Da-Ae chromosome A3, Da-Ae, whole genome shotgun sequence includes these proteins:
- the LOC125607241 gene encoding glutathione S-transferase T3-like: MYNTTSYVNLLNSQSSVVLESPEPVWFDSQGPDESVVESAVKVRRKWSPKEDKILFGAWLNTSKDAVTGNEQKVGAFWKRIVDYYNASPHLVGTVPRGLVQCKQRWGRINEQVSQFVGCYNAALREHKSGQNDDDVMKAALDYFFNAYSLKFSLEHAWRELRRKAQTCVGGDTEDEVGEPEGRPVGVKAAKASFKRKKSGKEEELSQLQAIMEVKQKLSKQKLLDRLLAKKDPLTEMETSLKLKLMSEML; this comes from the exons ATGTATAACACAACTAGTTATGTTAACCTTTTAAACAGTCAAAGTTCAGTTGTCCTTGAATCACCCGAACCTGTTTGGTTCGATAGCCAAGGTCCTGATGAATCTGTTGTCGAGTCTGCTGTCAAGGTGAGGAGGAAATGGTCGCCGAAAGAGGATAAAATCCTTTTTGGTGCTTGGCTTAACACCAGTAAAGATGCTGTTACCGGCAATGAGCAGAAAGTTGGTGCTTTCTGGAAGAGGATTGTAGATTACTACAACGCAAGCCCTCATCTGGTTGGGACAGTACCTAGAGGGCTTGTTCAGTGCAAGCAGAGGTGGGGTAGGATCAACGAGCAGGTCAGCCAGTTCGTTGGATGCTACAATGCGGCTCTGAGAGAGCATAAAAGTGGTCAAAATGACgatgatgtgatgaaagctGCGCTAGACTATTTCTTCAATGCTTACTCCCTCAAGTTCAGCCTCGAACATGCCTGGAGGGAGCTGAGGC GAAAAGCGCAAACATGTGTTGGAGGTGATACAGAAGATGAAGTGGGAGAACCGGAGGGTAGACCTGTTGGGGTCAAGGCTGCTAAGGCTTCTTttaagaggaagaagagtggTAAAGAAGAGGAGTTGTCACAGTTACAGGCTATCATGGAagtgaaacaaaaactctctaaGCAGAAACTGCTTGATCGTTTACTGGCCAAGAAAGATCCACTCACTGAGATGGAAACATCTCTTAAACTCAAGCTTATGTCTGAAATGTTATGA